In Dehalococcoidia bacterium, the following are encoded in one genomic region:
- a CDS encoding plastocyanin/azurin family copper-binding protein, with protein MCIRGRVPGRIAVTGLLAAVLVLASAASVPGRSASAATMWQALTGAQSGDHAIQALAFLPNELTVDAGDSITWTFPTDEVHTVTFAFANSGVLLGGQQFTVAFATPGTFAFRCLIHSHMTGTVHVQAAGAPYPHDQTFYTQEGQQQGQALLVDGHTDRAQQQQAAAAGPGHQAATVGAGEISSTSGGQQSFLIARFLPGTLEVKAGDTVTWTALDPATPHTVTFGALPVPFTNPNPINLSGPGEQTTLSTPYPQLLSGTTVSSGFLGAFPGTQGTTFQVTFTAPGTYRYYCELHHDLGMTGTVIVH; from the coding sequence ATGTGCATCCGTGGCAGGGTGCCAGGTCGAATCGCGGTAACCGGGTTGCTCGCGGCAGTGCTTGTCCTGGCCAGCGCCGCGAGCGTTCCTGGCCGCTCGGCGTCGGCCGCCACGATGTGGCAGGCGCTCACTGGCGCACAGAGCGGCGATCATGCGATCCAGGCGCTGGCCTTCCTGCCCAACGAGCTCACCGTCGATGCCGGCGACAGCATCACCTGGACGTTTCCCACGGACGAGGTGCACACCGTCACCTTCGCCTTCGCCAACTCCGGCGTGCTCCTCGGCGGGCAGCAGTTCACCGTCGCGTTCGCCACGCCGGGCACATTCGCCTTCCGCTGCCTGATCCACAGCCACATGACCGGCACCGTGCACGTCCAGGCGGCGGGCGCTCCCTATCCGCACGACCAGACCTTCTACACCCAGGAGGGGCAGCAGCAAGGCCAGGCGCTGCTGGTGGACGGACACACGGATCGGGCGCAGCAGCAGCAGGCGGCGGCCGCCGGGCCCGGCCACCAGGCGGCGACCGTGGGCGCGGGTGAGATCAGCAGCACCAGCGGCGGGCAGCAGTCGTTCCTGATCGCGCGCTTCCTTCCCGGAACGCTGGAGGTGAAGGCGGGCGACACCGTGACCTGGACGGCGCTGGACCCGGCGACGCCGCACACCGTCACCTTCGGCGCCTTGCCTGTTCCCTTCACGAACCCCAACCCGATCAATCTCAGCGGTCCCGGCGAGCAGACCACGCTGAGCACGCCGTACCCGCAGTTGCTCAGCGGAACGACGGTCAGCTCCGGCTTCCTGGGCGCGTTCCCGGGCACGCAGGGCACCACCTTCCAGGTGACGTTCACGGCGCCCGGCACCTACCGCTACTACTGCGAGCTGCACCACGATCTGGGCATGACCGGCACGGTTATCGTGCACTGA
- a CDS encoding GDP-mannose 4,6-dehydratase, which translates to MPRALITGITGQDGRYLAEFLHEKGYEVFGLVTGQNNPRGNAVREELSYVDQIEGDLQDMSSLIAAVEYSQPDEVYNLGAISFVALSFKQAELTANVSGLGVLRMLEAIRVVGGKDNPIRFYQASSSEMFGKVLETPQKETTPFYPRSPYGVAKAYGHHITVNYRESYNLFASSGILFNHESPRRGLE; encoded by the coding sequence GTGCCGAGAGCGCTGATCACGGGAATCACGGGCCAGGACGGCCGCTACCTGGCCGAGTTCCTGCACGAGAAGGGCTACGAGGTCTTCGGCCTCGTCACGGGGCAAAACAATCCCCGCGGCAACGCCGTGCGCGAGGAACTGAGCTACGTCGACCAGATCGAGGGCGACTTGCAGGATATGTCTTCGCTGATCGCCGCGGTCGAGTACAGCCAGCCGGACGAGGTCTACAACCTCGGCGCCATCTCCTTCGTCGCGCTCTCGTTCAAGCAGGCGGAGCTGACCGCGAACGTCAGCGGCCTCGGCGTGCTGCGCATGCTGGAGGCGATCCGCGTCGTCGGCGGCAAGGACAACCCGATCCGCTTCTACCAGGCCTCGTCCAGCGAGATGTTCGGCAAGGTCCTCGAGACGCCGCAGAAGGAAACGACTCCCTTCTATCCGCGCAGCCCCTATGGCGTCGCCAAGGCGTACGGGCATCACATCACCGTCAACTATCGCGAGAGCTACAACCTCTTCGCCAGCTCGGGGATCTTGTTCAATCACGAGAGCCCCCGCCGAGGCCTGGAGTT